From one Marinobacter sp. LV10MA510-1 genomic stretch:
- a CDS encoding type II toxin-antitoxin system Phd/YefM family antitoxin: protein MDAISYTAARTNLAKTMDQVCEDHSPIIITRSKSQSVVMISLEDYEALQETAYLLRSPKNARRLLESVAELEQGGGQEKELFE, encoded by the coding sequence ATGGATGCAATCAGCTACACAGCAGCCAGAACCAATTTAGCGAAAACCATGGATCAGGTCTGTGAAGACCACTCGCCAATCATTATCACCCGGAGCAAATCGCAATCCGTGGTAATGATCTCTCTTGAAGACTACGAAGCGCTGCAAGAGACCGCCTACCTTCTGCGTTCGCCAAAGAATGCCCGCCGCTTATTGGAATCCGTTGCCGAATTGGAGCAAGGCGGCGGGCAGGAAAAGGAACTTTTTGAATGA
- a CDS encoding Txe/YoeB family addiction module toxin, which translates to MKLIFSENAWEDYLYWQKADKKALTRINKLIKETKREPFEGIGKPEPLKHSLVGYWSRRINEEDRMVYKVTDDALLIIQLRYHY; encoded by the coding sequence ATGAAACTCATCTTCTCCGAGAACGCCTGGGAAGATTATCTGTATTGGCAAAAAGCCGACAAAAAAGCTCTCACCCGAATCAACAAGTTGATTAAAGAAACCAAACGCGAACCGTTCGAAGGCATTGGTAAACCAGAACCCCTAAAGCACAGTCTTGTCGGTTACTGGTCTCGTCGAATCAATGAAGAAGATCGCATGGTCTACAAAGTCACGGATGACGCTCTGCTTATCATTCAGCTCCGGTATCATTACTGA
- a CDS encoding BrnA antitoxin family protein — MSEAGVPVQRFLLELVDDFFRNAELRVPAKQPVTLRIDEDVLVWFKAQGKGYQTRINKLLRQYMKSQTAKR, encoded by the coding sequence TTGAGTGAAGCCGGTGTGCCTGTCCAGCGCTTTCTGCTTGAGCTGGTTGATGATTTCTTTCGGAATGCAGAACTTCGCGTTCCAGCAAAACAGCCAGTGACTCTGCGCATCGATGAAGATGTGCTGGTCTGGTTCAAGGCACAGGGGAAAGGGTATCAGACCCGTATTAATAAATTACTCAGACAATATATGAAAAGCCAGACTGCAAAGCGCTGA
- a CDS encoding plasmid pRiA4b ORF-3 family protein gives MTKTSNNLYQIKVSLIGAQPPIWRRLLIEPDTTFQDLHRIIQLAMGWQVSHLHLFQAQDGRLLGDLAEDEDSMLNVEDESAVAVSSLLTREGQALMYEYDFGDGWEHEVKLEKILPGNQEEPLPRCIKAVRQCPPENVGGLPGFYDFLEAMEDATRPEYAAAREWRGGEWFDPEYVNLNQINEDLLERHALFAEYANDEPPMAAIDLCGINPNQMHELLQNPLNCPSVFKPLLNAEAVNQVLDTAPIIRMAKVLVAALEGKGIRLTSNGNLPLKQVQAMIQAGGEEIVFPMGRFRKIRSEEHVLPVILTRVLLELAGFTKTQKGHLLLKKTAQTRLAKKGWLTFYQDIFSTALSQLNWAWIDNREGMEGVQYVAPFCFWLLSEKGDQWRPVQEYLADMLRTFPQLPLSAEPSTYISGEQQANWALDARMLELYRILGLIERNPEQAEFQEADKQTMRRTALFETMFVRA, from the coding sequence ATGACGAAAACAAGTAACAATCTATACCAAATCAAAGTCTCACTCATCGGCGCCCAGCCACCCATCTGGCGCCGATTGCTGATCGAACCAGACACAACCTTTCAAGACCTCCACCGCATCATCCAGCTGGCCATGGGCTGGCAGGTTTCGCACCTGCATTTATTCCAGGCCCAAGATGGCAGGCTGCTAGGCGATCTGGCCGAAGACGAAGACAGCATGCTGAACGTTGAGGACGAATCCGCTGTAGCGGTCTCCAGCCTGCTGACCAGAGAAGGGCAGGCGCTGATGTATGAGTATGACTTTGGCGACGGTTGGGAGCATGAAGTAAAACTTGAAAAAATTCTGCCGGGCAACCAAGAAGAGCCTTTGCCCCGGTGCATAAAAGCTGTACGCCAGTGCCCACCAGAGAATGTAGGCGGCCTACCGGGCTTTTATGATTTTCTCGAAGCCATGGAAGATGCCACGCGCCCCGAGTACGCTGCGGCGCGGGAATGGCGTGGCGGTGAGTGGTTTGACCCCGAGTATGTGAACCTGAACCAGATCAACGAAGACCTGCTTGAACGCCATGCCCTGTTTGCCGAATACGCGAATGACGAACCGCCGATGGCAGCCATCGATCTCTGCGGCATCAACCCAAACCAGATGCATGAATTACTGCAAAATCCTTTAAATTGCCCCTCAGTATTTAAACCTCTGCTCAATGCAGAAGCCGTGAACCAGGTGCTCGATACCGCCCCGATAATCCGCATGGCCAAGGTGCTGGTGGCCGCTTTGGAAGGCAAAGGCATTCGCCTGACCAGCAACGGCAACCTGCCTTTGAAACAGGTTCAAGCCATGATTCAAGCGGGTGGCGAAGAGATTGTTTTTCCCATGGGCAGGTTTCGTAAAATACGTTCAGAGGAACACGTTCTGCCCGTCATCCTTACCCGCGTGCTGCTGGAGCTTGCCGGCTTTACAAAAACGCAAAAAGGCCATCTGTTGCTGAAAAAAACAGCGCAAACCCGCTTGGCGAAAAAAGGCTGGCTGACGTTTTATCAGGACATCTTCTCAACAGCGCTGTCACAGTTGAACTGGGCCTGGATAGATAACCGTGAAGGCATGGAAGGGGTTCAATACGTTGCTCCGTTCTGTTTCTGGTTGCTGTCAGAAAAAGGTGACCAGTGGCGGCCGGTGCAAGAATACCTGGCTGACATGCTTCGAACCTTTCCGCAGTTGCCGTTGTCCGCCGAGCCTAGCACTTACATAAGTGGGGAACAGCAGGCTAATTGGGCATTAGACGCAAGAATGCTGGAACTTTACCGAATACTCGGGCTGATAGAGCGAAACCCGGAGCAGGCCGAGTTTCAGGAAGCAGATAAACAAACGATGCGACGAACGGCGTTGTTTGAAACGATGTTTGTGCGGGCGTAA
- a CDS encoding type II toxin-antitoxin system PemK/MazF family toxin translates to MKTAGDVALMPFPFTNLESSKKRPVLLLRKLDNAHDDWLVCMISSQLRQLDPDLDWILSDSDPEFTASGLKASSVFRLSRIAVLDGSLLIGKLGEIPENQLSSLRHRIADWIAGA, encoded by the coding sequence GTGAAGACTGCAGGCGACGTCGCTTTAATGCCGTTCCCATTCACAAATCTGGAAAGCAGTAAAAAGAGACCGGTTTTGCTGCTGAGAAAACTGGATAACGCCCATGATGACTGGCTTGTCTGCATGATTTCTTCGCAGTTACGCCAATTAGACCCCGATTTGGACTGGATATTATCGGATTCAGATCCAGAGTTCACTGCTTCAGGCTTAAAGGCTTCTAGCGTGTTCCGGCTGTCAAGAATTGCGGTTTTAGACGGATCTCTGCTTATCGGCAAGCTTGGAGAGATACCCGAAAATCAGCTTAGCAGTCTGCGGCATCGCATTGCTGACTGGATCGCGGGGGCTTGA
- a CDS encoding DUF2281 domain-containing protein yields MQLEKLVNMVSRLPPARQQEVMDFAAFLEQRYGEKDQAAVADWTEQEFRTLSTEQAMRGIEDEPELYSEEDVKEHWR; encoded by the coding sequence ATGCAACTCGAAAAACTCGTTAATATGGTTAGCCGCTTGCCACCGGCAAGACAGCAAGAAGTGATGGATTTCGCCGCTTTTTTAGAGCAACGCTATGGTGAAAAAGATCAAGCGGCGGTGGCCGACTGGACAGAACAGGAGTTCAGGACTTTGAGTACAGAGCAGGCTATGCGTGGTATCGAAGATGAGCCAGAGCTTTATTCAGAGGAAGATGTCAAGGAGCACTGGCGGTGA
- a CDS encoding addiction module antidote protein, giving the protein MAINQEAYEKHGFTPFDITEFLDNDEVIAAYLSEVIEDGDNDELLRALGHVARARGMTEIAGVTGLSRESLYKALKPGASPRFDTINRVLHALGVHLQAVPAAIGKNR; this is encoded by the coding sequence ATGGCTATCAACCAAGAAGCGTACGAAAAACACGGTTTCACCCCTTTTGATATCACTGAGTTCCTTGATAACGATGAGGTTATCGCGGCTTACTTGTCTGAAGTCATCGAGGATGGCGATAACGATGAACTGCTGAGGGCTCTGGGGCATGTTGCCCGCGCCAGAGGTATGACTGAGATTGCTGGCGTTACCGGGCTGAGCAGAGAGAGCCTTTACAAAGCTCTGAAGCCGGGCGCGAGTCCGCGCTTTGACACCATAAACCGCGTTTTGCACGCCTTGGGCGTTCATTTGCAGGCGGTTCCCGCTGCTATTGGTAAGAATCGGTAG
- a CDS encoding type II toxin-antitoxin system RelE/ParE family toxin — MNIIRQSKTFKSWLKKLKDPMGVISIARRIERAENGNFGDTKSVGDFVNEMRIPTGPGYRLYYMQDGERVYFLLVGGDKASQNKDIELAKRMAAELQK; from the coding sequence ATGAACATTATTCGCCAAAGCAAAACATTCAAAAGCTGGCTGAAGAAGCTGAAAGACCCGATGGGCGTTATCAGCATTGCGCGCCGAATTGAGCGGGCTGAAAATGGCAACTTTGGCGACACCAAAAGTGTTGGCGATTTTGTTAACGAGATGCGTATCCCGACCGGGCCAGGCTACCGGCTGTATTACATGCAGGATGGCGAAAGGGTGTATTTCTTACTGGTTGGTGGTGATAAGGCCAGCCAGAATAAAGATATAGAGCTGGCCAAGCGCATGGCGGCTGAGCTGCAGAAGTAA
- a CDS encoding HigA family addiction module antitoxin, whose translation MMMNPPHPGELLREDVVLELGLSVTETAARLGMSRVALSRVLNGRAAISPVLALRLEMAGVSTARAWLAMQVNYDLAQAKLHVQPPIRSLQPTQG comes from the coding sequence ATGATGATGAACCCTCCGCACCCTGGCGAACTACTGCGAGAAGACGTGGTCTTGGAACTTGGCTTGTCAGTCACCGAAACCGCTGCCCGGCTTGGTATGTCTCGCGTTGCTCTGTCTCGCGTATTAAATGGCCGCGCCGCAATTAGCCCTGTTCTGGCTTTGCGCCTGGAAATGGCTGGCGTAAGTACTGCCCGCGCCTGGCTTGCCATGCAGGTGAACTATGACCTTGCCCAGGCCAAGCTACACGTTCAACCGCCGATTCGATCATTGCAGCCAACCCAAGGTTAG
- a CDS encoding type II toxin-antitoxin system RelE/ParE family toxin has translation MIIGFRHKGLEAFYKTGTTRGVQAAHTAKLRRILALLDVAAGPDDLNIPSFKLHQLKGDLKGYWSLWVNGNWRVTFRFIEVDVELVNYVDYH, from the coding sequence ATGATTATAGGATTTCGACACAAGGGGCTCGAGGCCTTTTATAAAACAGGGACAACCCGGGGCGTCCAGGCAGCGCATACTGCAAAGCTCCGGCGAATTCTTGCTTTATTGGACGTTGCCGCAGGTCCAGATGATCTCAATATACCTTCGTTCAAGCTGCACCAGTTGAAAGGCGATTTGAAGGGGTATTGGTCACTTTGGGTAAATGGCAACTGGCGAGTGACTTTCCGTTTTATCGAGGTTGATGTCGAACTGGTCAATTACGTTGATTATCATTAA
- a CDS encoding helix-turn-helix domain-containing protein codes for MSAQIIEREGKPEYAVLPYNEYLRLLQLVEDMQDAADAKDSMRELVSGGDEAIPAEIVGRLVAEDDHPLKVWREYRGLTQEVLGTAAGVGKSYISQIEAGSKTGSARVLMALAEALQVGIDDLMVG; via the coding sequence ATGAGCGCACAAATTATTGAACGCGAAGGAAAGCCGGAGTATGCCGTGCTGCCCTACAATGAATATCTGAGGCTATTGCAGCTGGTAGAAGACATGCAAGATGCCGCAGACGCCAAAGATTCGATGCGCGAGCTCGTCAGCGGTGGAGACGAAGCCATACCCGCCGAGATTGTTGGCCGCTTGGTTGCTGAAGATGACCATCCGTTGAAGGTCTGGCGGGAGTATCGTGGGCTCACTCAAGAAGTCTTGGGTACAGCCGCGGGCGTCGGTAAGTCTTATATCAGCCAGATCGAAGCTGGCAGTAAAACGGGCTCTGCGAGGGTGTTAATGGCGCTGGCGGAGGCGCTGCAGGTGGGTATAGACGATTTAATGGTGGGGTAA
- a CDS encoding BrnA antitoxin family protein codes for MTLRIDEDVLVWFKAQGKGYQSRINKLLRQSMESQAAKR; via the coding sequence GTGACTCTGCGCATCGATGAAGATGTGCTGGTCTGGTTCAAGGCACAGGGGAAAGGGTATCAGAGCCGTATTAATAAATTACTCAGACAATCTATGGAGAGCCAGGCTGCAAAGCGCTGA
- a CDS encoding HigA family addiction module antitoxin produces the protein MMMNPPHPGELLREDVVLELGLSVTETAARLGMSRVALSRVLNGRAAISPVLALRLEMAGVSTARAWLAMQVNYDLAQAKLHVQPPIRALQPTQG, from the coding sequence ATGATGATGAACCCTCCGCACCCTGGCGAACTACTGCGAGAAGACGTGGTCTTGGAACTTGGCTTGTCAGTCACCGAAACCGCTGCCCGGCTTGGTATGTCTCGCGTTGCTCTGTCTCGCGTATTAAATGGCCGCGCCGCAATTAGCCCTGTTCTGGCTTTGCGCCTGGAAATGGCTGGCGTAAGTACTGCCCGCGCCTGGCTTGCCATGCAGGTGAACTATGACCTTGCCCAGGCCAAGCTACACGTTCAACCGCCGATTCGCGCACTGCAGCCAACCCAGGGTTAG
- a CDS encoding type II toxin-antitoxin system RelE/ParE family toxin, producing the protein MIIGFRHKGLEAFYKTGTTRGVQAAHTAKLRRILALLDVAAGPDDLNIPSFKLHQLKGDLKGYWSLWVNGNWRVTFRFIGVDVELVNYVDYH; encoded by the coding sequence ATGATTATAGGATTTCGACACAAGGGGCTCGAGGCCTTTTATAAAACAGGGACAACCCGGGGCGTCCAGGCAGCGCATACTGCAAAGCTCCGGCGAATTCTTGCTTTATTGGACGTTGCCGCAGGTCCAGATGATCTCAATATACCTTCGTTCAAGCTGCACCAGTTGAAAGGCGATTTGAAGGGATATTGGTCACTTTGGGTAAATGGCAACTGGCGAGTGACTTTCCGTTTTATCGGCGTTGATGTCGAACTGGTCAATTATGTTGATTATCATTAA
- a CDS encoding type II toxin-antitoxin system RelB/DinJ family antitoxin, with protein MKSEMLSTRIDHETKVLFSHICSEVGLSPSQAIKLFARAVINYGGIPFEVKAPQPNEASARAMQELLEGKGHRAETLDSLFTELTDGNITHVQP; from the coding sequence ATGAAGTCAGAGATGCTTAGTACCCGCATTGACCACGAGACCAAGGTTTTGTTTTCACACATCTGCAGTGAAGTGGGTCTCAGTCCTTCTCAGGCGATCAAGCTGTTCGCCCGAGCGGTGATTAATTACGGCGGAATACCGTTTGAAGTGAAGGCGCCACAGCCCAATGAAGCCAGCGCCCGAGCCATGCAGGAACTGCTGGAAGGGAAAGGGCACCGCGCCGAGACATTGGATAGTCTTTTCACGGAGCTTACGGACGGCAACATCACGCATGTACAGCCTTGA
- a CDS encoding type II toxin-antitoxin system YafQ family toxin produces the protein MYSLEYSAQFKKDFKKITKRSIPDILEVGGVISMLQRDQPLDAKHVDHPLIGNWQGFRDCHVKPDLVLIYRLNIPINEFRGFYGA, from the coding sequence ATGTACAGCCTTGAATATTCAGCGCAATTTAAAAAAGACTTCAAAAAGATTACCAAGCGGTCCATTCCGGACATCTTAGAAGTCGGGGGTGTTATTTCAATGCTGCAGCGCGATCAGCCGCTGGACGCCAAGCATGTTGATCACCCACTTATCGGCAATTGGCAAGGCTTCAGAGATTGCCACGTTAAACCGGACCTGGTTCTGATTTATAGACTAAACATCCCCATAAATGAATTTAGGGGGTTTTATGGCGCCTGA
- a CDS encoding transposase gives MKRAKTPTFIVELPLSVCDNTERQLTARLLAGTRLYNAALGEALRRLGLMRESKAWQAARKLKAKERSAAFGSAIKAHHFTSASVSAFATGCKNAAGWKGRLSANETQRIAETVFDSAEQYSFGKRGRPRFKNAKRPLKSFTGKTNKAGIRYRAELGVVEWAGLVLAVKYPPKGKDVWLEKALEAATKFCRIVWRTVKGKRRWYLQLAQTGLTPAKEKNTTQAGCEVGLDVGPSTIAVVSEFGGNLLKFCPTIEQPWKEIRRIQRAMDRSRRTTNPLCYNANGTWKKGARVKVVSKHYLALKATLAETERTLSAQRKRAHGELANAVIRLGNVVKTEKLSYKAWQTLYGKSVKVKAPSAFMQKLNRKAESAGGQLLELNTWSLKMSQYDHVSGECHKKQLSERWHVLGGKAAEIMESSVIVQRDMYSAFLALCVAENGHQSSQLTMRWPVVKQLLEKTGWCRQIQIASGVTLVLPTVTPSERFVF, from the coding sequence ATGAAACGCGCTAAAACCCCAACCTTTATTGTCGAACTGCCGCTCTCCGTGTGCGACAACACCGAACGGCAGCTTACCGCTCGCCTATTGGCCGGCACTCGACTGTATAACGCGGCGCTGGGCGAAGCCCTGCGACGCCTGGGGTTGATGCGTGAATCGAAGGCGTGGCAGGCGGCTAGAAAACTGAAAGCCAAAGAACGATCCGCCGCATTTGGTTCGGCCATTAAGGCGCATCATTTTACCTCAGCTTCGGTTTCCGCTTTTGCCACCGGCTGTAAAAATGCCGCTGGCTGGAAAGGCCGGTTAAGTGCGAACGAAACCCAGCGCATTGCTGAAACCGTGTTTGATTCGGCTGAGCAATACAGTTTTGGTAAACGCGGCCGCCCGCGCTTCAAAAACGCTAAACGACCGCTAAAATCCTTCACCGGAAAAACCAACAAAGCAGGCATCCGGTACCGCGCCGAACTGGGCGTGGTGGAGTGGGCCGGATTGGTGCTGGCGGTAAAATACCCACCAAAAGGAAAAGACGTTTGGCTTGAAAAAGCGCTGGAAGCCGCCACTAAATTCTGCCGGATCGTGTGGCGAACGGTCAAAGGAAAACGCCGCTGGTACCTCCAGCTTGCGCAAACCGGCCTAACGCCGGCTAAAGAAAAGAATACGACACAAGCCGGTTGTGAAGTCGGTCTGGACGTTGGCCCCTCAACCATCGCGGTGGTGTCCGAATTCGGCGGCAATCTGCTGAAATTTTGCCCGACCATTGAGCAACCCTGGAAAGAGATTCGCCGCATTCAGAGAGCCATGGATCGTTCTCGCCGCACGACCAACCCACTCTGTTACAACGCTAATGGCACCTGGAAAAAAGGCGCCAGGGTCAAGGTCGTATCCAAGCACTACCTGGCCCTGAAAGCCACTCTCGCTGAAACAGAACGCACGTTAAGCGCCCAACGAAAACGCGCCCATGGTGAGCTGGCGAATGCCGTGATTCGCCTGGGCAACGTCGTCAAAACCGAAAAGCTGTCGTACAAAGCGTGGCAAACATTGTACGGAAAAAGTGTCAAAGTCAAAGCGCCCAGTGCGTTCATGCAGAAGCTAAACCGCAAGGCTGAAAGCGCCGGTGGTCAACTTTTGGAACTGAATACCTGGAGCTTAAAGATGTCGCAGTACGATCATGTCAGCGGCGAATGCCACAAAAAACAACTCAGCGAACGATGGCATGTTCTCGGCGGCAAAGCCGCCGAGATAATGGAAAGCTCCGTCATCGTTCAACGAGATATGTACTCGGCCTTTTTGGCCTTGTGCGTTGCCGAAAACGGACACCAGTCAAGCCAGCTCACTATGCGCTGGCCGGTTGTGAAGCAGCTACTAGAAAAGACGGGCTGGTGTCGTCAAATACAAATTGCGAGCGGCGTAACTCTTGTTCTTCCCACGGTAACTCCGTCGGAGCGATTCGTCTTTTAG
- the tnpA gene encoding IS200/IS605 family transposase, with amino-acid sequence MSEFKVRYKSNNNVVYSCKYHVIWCPKYRRPVLVDQIEHRLKEIIQDIANNHDSEILELEVMPDHVHLLVEVDPQYGVHKLIKSMKGVSSRTLRAEFPALKSRLPTLWSNSYFVSTVGGAPLEIVKQYIENQKNV; translated from the coding sequence ATGAGCGAATTTAAAGTAAGATACAAGTCAAACAACAACGTGGTGTATTCCTGTAAGTACCACGTTATTTGGTGTCCAAAGTACCGAAGACCCGTGCTTGTGGATCAAATAGAACATCGCCTAAAAGAGATTATACAGGACATAGCCAATAATCATGATTCTGAGATATTGGAGCTGGAGGTTATGCCCGATCACGTTCACTTGCTAGTCGAAGTTGATCCGCAATACGGTGTCCATAAACTGATCAAATCCATGAAGGGGGTTTCATCCAGAACGCTGAGAGCGGAGTTTCCCGCGCTCAAATCGCGCCTACCGACCTTGTGGAGCAATTCGTACTTTGTGAGCACCGTAGGCGGCGCTCCGCTTGAAATCGTTAAGCAGTACATTGAGAACCAGAAAAACGTATGA
- a CDS encoding helix-turn-helix domain-containing protein, translating to MSAQIIEREGKPEYAVLPYHEYLRLLQLVEDVQDVADAKDSMCELVSGEDEAIPAEIVGRLVAGDDHPLKVWREYRGLTQEVLGEAAGVGKSYISQIEAGSKTGSARVLMALAEALQVDIDDLMVG from the coding sequence ATGAGCGCGCAAATTATTGAACGCGAAGGAAAGCCGGAGTATGCCGTGCTGCCCTACCATGAATATCTAAGGCTATTGCAGCTGGTAGAAGACGTGCAGGATGTCGCAGACGCCAAAGATTCGATGTGCGAGCTCGTCAGCGGTGAAGACGAAGCCATACCCGCCGAGATTGTTGGCCGCTTGGTTGCTGGAGATGACCATCCGCTGAAAGTCTGGCGGGAGTATCGTGGGCTCACTCAAGAAGTCTTGGGTGAGGCCGCGGGCGTCGGTAAGTCTTATATCAGCCAGATCGAAGCTGGCAGTAAGACGGGCTCTGCGAGGGTATTAATGGCGCTGGCGGAGGCCCTGCAGGTGGATATAGACGATTTAATGGTGGGGTAA
- a CDS encoding type II toxin-antitoxin system RelE family toxin translates to MYKLTYKKSALKAIRKMPRPQAQRLTGELEAMAQAPYAYKGSWKAMKGEPYWRLRQGNYRAICSIDNGELVVLVLRVGSRGDVYK, encoded by the coding sequence ATGTACAAACTGACCTACAAGAAATCAGCTCTTAAAGCGATTCGGAAGATGCCCAGGCCGCAAGCGCAAAGGCTAACCGGCGAACTGGAAGCCATGGCGCAAGCTCCATACGCCTATAAGGGCAGCTGGAAGGCCATGAAAGGCGAGCCCTACTGGCGGTTAAGGCAAGGTAACTACCGGGCTATTTGCAGCATTGACAACGGGGAGTTGGTGGTTTTGGTGTTGAGGGTTGGTTCAAGAGGGGATGTTTACAAATGA
- a CDS encoding BrnA antitoxin family protein: MSETSKTDWKRLAEMDDDAIDTSDISELDDEFFQNAELRVPAKQPVTLRIDEDVLVWFKAQGRGYQTRINKLLRHYMESQVTKR, translated from the coding sequence ATGAGCGAAACATCTAAAACAGACTGGAAACGATTGGCCGAAATGGATGACGACGCAATCGACACCAGCGATATTTCCGAGCTGGATGATGAATTTTTTCAGAACGCCGAACTTCGCGTTCCAGCAAAGCAGCCAGTGACTCTGCGCATCGATGAAGATGTGCTGGTCTGGTTCAAGGCGCAGGGAAGAGGATATCAGACCCGAATTAATAAGCTGCTGAGACACTACATGGAGAGTCAGGTTACGAAGCGCTGA
- the pseB gene encoding UDP-N-acetylglucosamine 4,6-dehydratase (inverting): protein MLNNATILVTGGTGSFGHKFVAMTLEKYSPKKLIVFSRDEMKQWEMAKLYQGDDRLRFFIGDVRDKDRLYRALDGVDFVVHAAATKIVPTAEYNPFESVKTNINGAMNLIDAAIDKGVKRVVVLSTDKASSPINLYGATKLAADKLFVAGNAYSGGYQTAFSVVRYGNVMGSRGSVIPFFMSIRDRGVLPITDPRMTRFMISLEQAVELVWHTFDDMVGGEIYVKKIPSVRMTDLARVVAPEAEQEIIGIRPGEKLHEQMIGAEDSHFTYEYPEYFKILPNLNGWGRCKKRIKSGQRVPEGFVYSSDNNSVWMADAELRAWIESNFNDAGAV, encoded by the coding sequence ATGCTGAACAACGCTACCATTCTGGTGACAGGGGGAACTGGGTCTTTTGGCCATAAATTTGTTGCCATGACGCTTGAGAAATACAGTCCTAAAAAGCTGATTGTTTTCTCCAGGGATGAGATGAAACAGTGGGAAATGGCGAAGTTATACCAAGGCGATGATCGGCTTCGGTTCTTTATTGGCGACGTTCGGGATAAAGATCGGCTTTACCGCGCGCTGGACGGGGTTGACTTCGTGGTGCACGCGGCTGCTACCAAAATTGTTCCCACCGCTGAGTACAACCCTTTTGAGAGTGTTAAGACGAATATCAACGGGGCAATGAACCTCATTGATGCGGCCATCGACAAAGGTGTGAAAAGAGTGGTCGTACTCTCCACGGACAAGGCGAGTAGCCCGATAAATCTCTATGGAGCAACCAAGCTGGCAGCTGACAAGCTGTTTGTTGCGGGCAATGCCTACTCCGGCGGTTATCAGACGGCATTTTCGGTGGTGCGTTACGGCAACGTGATGGGATCGCGCGGGTCAGTTATCCCATTTTTCATGTCCATAAGGGATAGAGGGGTTTTGCCGATAACCGACCCGCGCATGACGCGTTTTATGATTTCCCTTGAGCAAGCTGTAGAACTCGTCTGGCATACGTTTGACGACATGGTGGGTGGTGAGATTTACGTGAAGAAAATACCTTCGGTCCGCATGACCGACCTGGCTCGTGTGGTCGCACCGGAGGCTGAGCAGGAGATAATTGGTATTCGCCCAGGGGAGAAGCTTCATGAGCAGATGATCGGCGCCGAAGACTCCCACTTCACTTATGAGTATCCGGAATATTTCAAGATTTTGCCGAACCTGAATGGCTGGGGGCGCTGTAAAAAGCGGATAAAGAGTGGTCAGAGAGTGCCAGAGGGTTTTGTCTACTCCAGCGATAACAACAGCGTGTGGATGGCTGACGCAGAGCTCAGAGCCTGGATTGAAAGCAACTTTAATGATGCCGGCGCCGTGTGA